One Mycobacteriales bacterium DNA window includes the following coding sequences:
- a CDS encoding SRPBCC domain-containing protein yields the protein MGFPDRIERTLQVAHPPEKVWAALTTAEGLGAWLGNDATIELRPGGSARMRWTDGHAVAMRVERVEEPTVFGFTWQISSLPEEDPRRTYVEFTLEPDGAGTRLTVVEAGFAQLPEDTHREVYDSHTEGWPRELAELVDYLDAA from the coding sequence ATGGGTTTTCCTGATCGGATCGAGCGCACGCTGCAGGTCGCCCACCCGCCGGAGAAGGTATGGGCGGCGCTCACCACGGCCGAGGGGCTCGGCGCCTGGCTGGGCAATGACGCGACGATCGAGCTTCGTCCGGGCGGGTCCGCCCGGATGAGATGGACCGACGGGCACGCCGTCGCCATGCGGGTGGAACGGGTCGAGGAGCCGACGGTATTCGGGTTCACCTGGCAGATCAGCAGCCTGCCCGAGGAGGATCCGCGCCGTACCTACGTCGAATTCACGCTCGAACCGGACGGTGCGGGCACCCGGCTGACGGTGGTCGAGGCCGGCTTCGCGCAACTGCCGGAAGACACCCATCGCGAGGTGTACGACTCCCACACCGAGGGTTGGCCGAGGGAGCTCGCCGAACTGGTCGACTACCTCGATGCCGCCTGA